Part of the Anopheles coluzzii chromosome 3, AcolN3, whole genome shotgun sequence genome is shown below.
CAGCCGATGTTCCAGCTGTGCCACGCGCGCACTCTGCACCAGCTCGTTCGCGACCACCTTCGGATCGCTGCTCGACACCGCGCCCGTCTTCCTGTACTCTTCGATCTGCGCAATCAGTTTCTTCGCTTCCGCATCGCCCCCACCAGCACCTCCGGCCACCACCTCGGTACCGATCACCTGCTCCAGCTTCAGGCTTTCCAGCACCTTCTTGGCCGTGCTGACCACCCCGAACACCGTCTCGTGGGAAGCTTTCTCTTCCGCCGTGCGGCCCGTGTCCGCCCGGGACGCTTCGATCTCCTCCATCAGCTCGTTCATTTCGCACTTCAGCCGGTGGCAGCGCTGCAGCGGCGTTTCCCGCTCACCCTCACCCGCCAGCTCGTAGTCCAGGCTGCGGGCGTCATAGCCGAGCCGATTCTTCCGCCCGATCCCGTCGGAAAAATCTACCTCACCGGTCAGATATTTGCCGCGGAACTTGCCGATCGAGTCCTTGGTGGAGATGTGCAGCCGCTCGATCGCATCGTTCACCGGCTCGTCCTCATCGTAGTCCGATGTTTCCGCCTCGTTCACATCCGGAGTTTCGTAGACGTCCGGTTGGTCGTGTGCCTGAAAGGAAGAGGAGATCAGTGGTCAGTCGGGTTATGTGTTTCTGTTTGCGGTGCATGTGTTGGAAAGCTAATCTTTCAATGCTTACGATATAAGGCAAATATTGGAATTTCGGATCCGCCATTCTTTATTACTCGCTGCTTTTTAGTTACAGCCACACGAAAAAGCGAATTTTATTTACGCTGATGAACGGTGTACGTGAAATTGTTGACAGTGGATGACATCACTCCCGGGGGGAAGGAGAAGGGCGATGCTGAAATGACAGCTACTGTCAGTTGCGCAAACCGGTCGAATTCAACTgtcattttgaaaataatttcgCCTCCGTTTGAACAGTAGATGGCGCTAACCGGAAGCTAGAACTGTTCTACGCCAGTTGAATTCGCATCACCCTTGAACGTTTGTGGAAATGCTTACCTTTCTCCCGGGCATATAATGTACACCACCAACGTATCGATCTCTTattgaaattgtttaatttattggtTCAATTTATGATACATTCACAGGCAACGAAACGTGCAAGAGATGTTCCCATTTACTAGTTTCCCAATTTCACTTTCTCGCGGCGCCCGCCAATCAAATCCAAAGCGTAAATAACTAAGCAAAAATCAACTGTGTTTTTGAAGCGACCGAAAACCAAGTAAGAACTGGGGGCGCATAATGACAAACGTTTTTTTTCACCACCTACCACCCACTCTCCACATTACGAACAGGTTCTAAAGCTTTTAGATTTCTTTTAGATAACACACGGTCCACGGTCCTTTCCCTAAAACGATTTTACccttatttcaaattatcATCCGAAATACGGTTTGATGCTGTGTTTAAACGAAAAGATACGCTTTAAATCTTAATTGCTTATTTAAATCATAATTTTCTTTGCTAACCATTCCTTTTGCCTTCTTCGCATAAAACCACTTTCTTGCCTCCGCTTTCACCACACTTTCTCCGACGAGTTCCGTGCACACCGATGTTGGGAGTAGAGCTTGTAGTACGACACAACGACATAAAAACGGGGAAGGgttagttttgttgtttttaaatattatgcTACTTTGCTAAAAATCCGATACAAGACAATCAGACAATCGCTCGCCACATCTCTTGGGGGACAAGTAGGGGGAGGGGGACTGTTTTTATCCACTATATTGTTGCTAGCTTTCCAATTCTTCATCTGCTATCGAAATGAGGACAGCATTCCCATTCTAATGGGTCCAATTAATAAGGGGGGCTATGGACTTACTGTGTCCATTCTGTTTCTACTAATGAGCTATCGCATTGTGGGTTGTGttaaaggtttgtttttttctctatcgCATTAAGTATGTATATCTCCTCTCCAAATTCTTCCCGCTCAGtcccactcacacacgccGGCGCATCACACAGGAacgaaccatcatcatcatttgttGTTTGGGCTACGCGCGCTATCGATTAACGAGAATAGCAAAATGAGAGCTAACTTTTGAAGGAGGCAAACGTTTTGGCAGAGCAATAGTAACGGATACAGAAGTACAACAACAGCGGCACaataaatgttttctttttactcaCGAACGGGGGaaacttgtgtttttttttcgaaaaggttatcttcatcatcatcatttactGCCAACTTGGCGCCAACTTGTGGTGGTTAGGATTAGGAATGTATATTCACACAATTTTAGCTAGGCTTGTAGAGTTTAATAGTTTCGTGTAGGTATTTCTTCCGCCTTTCACCTTTGAGATTAAGATTCGTTATTgatgtgttttcttctctttcgaCAGCAACGtgttctgctgttgctgctgctgcttttcaaACTGTTTGCGCCTCAAGAGCACTGATATTATCGTTGGAGTGTGTCATTATAAAATGGATTTCTTCACACGTATCCCCGCCCCACCGccaccaaccagccagccTTTTCGAGGTGGATCATATTGCACACGATGCtgtgtataaataaataataaagaaataaattagaaatgaaacgggggagagagagagagcaaaacatatacaataatcaaaatcaaacgactaaaaggaaatattaataaaaacgaTTATATTTGATCTTTGATTTAAACTTAAGTATTATAAAATGACGGATTAGCGCACCGCTACGACTACGTACGTCATCAACACGCATACGGAATACGCGCGGACTCTATCGACTCATCCTATTACTTGTTAATTTCTTTACCGCGTGCGCGCTCGAGACGCACAACGCACTCAACTCACGCGCACACATGCGCTGCCGCTCTGTCTCCACACGCCTGGCGCAAATCATTAATACGTAAGCAAATATTTTACAGttcaaaaaaacattacaacaTAATGTTACTAATATGGgtagtgtgtgtctgtgtgttatATCGATtcgtttgccgtttttttggAAGGGATGGTCAGCTGCAACTAAACGACAACGTTGCGGGAGtgtaattataataattattaatcaTAATATTACTTGAACGTGTGTTTATGACGTTCGAACTAGAGAAGATTACTTTAACCGTCAGTAGATTGATAACGACTTTCAGATTCCACCCTCTTCCCTCCCTTCTCGGCGATCGGCGATATCGCGCTCAAGGCAAAACAATACGGGTGAGGGAGAGATAGGGTGAGTGAAATTagggtgaaaataaaaaaaaaggataatagTTTAACAAATAATTATTAGCGGTACAATAATAATTAGTctttataatttataacaccttTGTGTATTACTTCTGGGTTCACCTCCGGCTATAATAATATCTCCCAAGCGCGCAACTGTGTCCtgttaataatttattttagcagcgtttttttgtttttaattaatgcgCGCATTCACAATTGCTAGTAGTTATGTATTTTCATGGTTTAACGTTTCTAAAAGACTtctagttgttgttgttttttgttgctgtctcGTCGCGAGTCGCTTTCTGGTATATCGTGCGGAACACGTTATCTCTGTGCTCTTTACCTCAATCATTACAATGCTAATcagttttgcttgctttcaGTGTTTTAATTGTAATGGTTCACTCTGTTCAACTTATAAAATTACAGTGACAGTACAGCAAAGGGTAAGAAGGGTGGATGGATTGAGCGGGGGTGGTTAGGCAATTTCACAAGGAAGTGC
Proteins encoded:
- the LOC120959465 gene encoding dynactin subunit 2 → MADPKFQYLPYIAHDQPDVYETPDVNEAETSDYDEDEPVNDAIERLHISTKDSIGKFRGKYLTGEVDFSDGIGRKNRLGYDARSLDYELAGEGERETPLQRCHRLKCEMNELMEEIEASRADTGRTAEEKASHETVFGVVSTAKKVLESLKLEQVIGTEVVAGGAGGGDAEAKKLIAQIEEYRKTGAVSSSDPKVVANELVQSARVAQLEHRLHQLEVAVGAKPERISRLAGTTGTGNLIEAVQNISAKAALLQPSQLDTIEQRLNNLLQQMNSIQEKSNATGQDPNREQKILELYEIAKSTEPIVQVLPDILNRMLTLESLHKYATNFSKLFAELETTQASILNGVAANKTLLTGVQEAFAQNLENVNKEVKKLEERMTKLQQMIK